In the Streptomyces sp. f51 genome, one interval contains:
- a CDS encoding menaquinone biosynthesis protein, with protein MDNSRTRPRVGHIQFLNCLPLYWGLARTGTLLDFELTKDTPEKLSEQLVRGDLDIGPITLVEFLKHADDLVAFPDIAVGCDGPVMSCVIVSQVPLDQLDGARVALGSTSRTSVRLAQLLLAEKVGVTPSYYTCPPDLSLMMQEADAAVLIGDAALRANLLDGPKYGLQVHDLGALWKEWTGLPFVFAVWAARRDYLEREPLVTRKVHQAFLSSRDLSLDEVSKVAEQAARWEEFDEAVLEQYFTTLDFRFGGPQLEAVREFARRVGSTTGFPADVNVRLLQP; from the coding sequence GTGGACAATTCTCGCACCCGGCCGCGCGTCGGCCACATCCAGTTCCTGAACTGCCTGCCCCTGTACTGGGGGCTCGCGAGAACGGGCACGCTCCTCGACTTCGAGCTCACCAAGGACACCCCCGAGAAGCTCAGCGAGCAGCTGGTGCGAGGGGATCTCGACATCGGGCCCATCACGCTCGTCGAGTTCCTCAAGCACGCCGACGACCTCGTCGCCTTTCCGGACATCGCCGTGGGCTGCGACGGGCCCGTGATGTCCTGCGTGATCGTCTCCCAGGTCCCCCTCGACCAGCTCGACGGCGCCCGCGTCGCCCTCGGCTCGACCTCGCGCACCTCCGTGCGGCTCGCCCAGCTGCTGCTGGCCGAGAAGGTCGGGGTGACCCCCTCGTACTACACGTGCCCGCCCGATCTGAGCCTGATGATGCAGGAGGCCGACGCCGCCGTCCTCATCGGCGACGCGGCCCTGCGCGCCAACCTGCTCGACGGGCCGAAGTACGGGCTCCAGGTGCACGACCTCGGCGCGCTGTGGAAGGAGTGGACGGGCCTGCCGTTCGTCTTCGCCGTGTGGGCGGCCCGGCGCGACTACCTGGAGCGCGAACCGCTCGTCACCCGCAAGGTGCACCAGGCCTTCCTCTCCTCCCGTGACCTCTCCCTCGACGAGGTCTCCAAGGTCGCCGAACAGGCTGCCCGCTGGGAGGAGTTCGACGAGGCGGTCCTGGAGCAGTACTTCACGACGCTCGACTTCCGCTTCGGCGGCCCCCAGCTGGAGGCCGTACGGGAGTTCGCGCGCCGGGTCGGCTCGACCACGGGGTTCCCCGCGGATGTGAACGTACGGCTCCTTCAGCCGTGA
- a CDS encoding Lrp/AsnC family transcriptional regulator yields the protein MDAVDRQLIQALRENGRASYAELGRLVGLSGPSVTDRINRLEAAGVITGYRATVDSASLGLGVTALIGISLSDAADHEDVARRLRDLSEIEDCWFIAGDDSFMLKVRSSDVDGLEKTIRRLSGTKGVSRTRTTIVLSTKWENRVGELPEEE from the coding sequence ATGGACGCGGTGGACAGGCAGCTCATCCAGGCCCTGAGGGAGAACGGCCGGGCCTCCTACGCGGAGCTGGGGCGCCTCGTCGGTCTGTCGGGACCCAGTGTCACCGACCGCATCAACCGGCTGGAGGCGGCCGGTGTCATCACCGGCTACCGCGCGACGGTCGACTCGGCCTCGCTCGGTCTCGGCGTCACCGCCCTCATCGGCATCTCGCTGTCCGACGCGGCCGACCACGAGGACGTGGCCCGGCGCCTGCGCGACCTCAGCGAGATCGAGGACTGCTGGTTCATCGCGGGCGACGACTCGTTCATGCTCAAGGTGCGCTCCAGCGACGTCGACGGACTGGAGAAGACCATCCGGCGGCTGTCCGGGACCAAGGGCGTCTCCCGTACCCGCACGACGATCGTGCTCTCCACCAAGTGGGAGAACCGGGTCGGAGAGCTGCCCGAGGAGGAGTAG
- a CDS encoding GNAT family N-acetyltransferase: protein MSLVFELDPAVTPELRDGVVGLWADVSNAGGSVGFVPPVAAGDVRPELVKHLVAMAEGRTRLLVGRDEEGHVAATAFITHNTHRLMRHWVWLYTVMVHPRHQGKGYGRDLLAAAEEAAGRLEGVDAIRLTCRGGEGLERFYTSCGYKEVGRVPGAIRVAPGDERDDITMLLTLAVRG, encoded by the coding sequence GTGTCACTGGTCTTCGAACTGGACCCGGCGGTCACCCCCGAGCTGAGGGACGGGGTCGTCGGCCTCTGGGCGGACGTCTCCAACGCGGGCGGCTCCGTCGGCTTCGTGCCGCCGGTGGCCGCCGGCGACGTACGCCCCGAACTCGTGAAGCACCTCGTCGCCATGGCGGAGGGCCGCACCCGGCTGCTGGTCGGCCGGGACGAGGAGGGCCACGTCGCCGCGACCGCCTTCATCACCCACAACACCCACCGGCTGATGAGGCACTGGGTCTGGCTGTACACGGTGATGGTGCACCCGCGGCACCAGGGCAAGGGGTACGGCCGGGACCTGCTCGCCGCCGCCGAGGAAGCGGCGGGACGCCTCGAAGGCGTCGACGCGATACGGCTGACCTGCCGGGGCGGCGAGGGCCTCGAACGCTTCTACACCTCCTGCGGCTACAAGGAGGTCGGGCGGGTACCGGGCGCGATCCGGGTCGCGCCAGGCGACGAACGGGACGACATCACGATGCTGCTGACCCTCGCCGTCCGCGGCTGA
- the mqnE gene encoding aminofutalosine synthase MqnE has translation MDVGLKRELEDKVRAGERLSREDGIALYESDDLAWLGGLAHEVRTRKNGDVVHFNVNRHLNMTNVCTASCAYCSFQRKPGEKDAYTMRIEEAVRLATAMEGENLTELHIVNGLHPSLPWRYYPRSLSELKKALPNVSLKAFTATEIHHFETISGLSASEILDELIEAGLESLTGGGAEIFDWEVRQHIVDHRTHWEDWSRIHRLAHEKGLKTPCTMLYGHIEEPRHRVDHVLRLRELQDETGGFQVFIPLRYQHDFVDMKDGKVRNRLQARTQMATGAEALKTFAVSRLLFDNVPHVKVFWVMHGVQTAQLALQHGADDMDGSVVEYKITHDADNYGTPNKLTREDLLDLIRDAGFRPVERNTRYEIIREYDGPDAARRETPQAMRV, from the coding sequence ATGGATGTCGGGCTCAAGCGCGAGCTGGAGGACAAGGTCCGGGCCGGTGAGCGGCTCAGCCGCGAGGACGGCATCGCGCTGTACGAGTCGGACGACCTGGCCTGGCTCGGCGGGCTCGCGCACGAGGTGCGCACGCGGAAGAACGGCGACGTCGTCCACTTCAACGTCAACCGCCACCTCAACATGACGAACGTGTGCACCGCGTCCTGCGCGTACTGCTCGTTCCAGCGCAAGCCGGGCGAGAAGGACGCGTACACGATGCGCATCGAGGAGGCCGTCCGCCTCGCCACGGCGATGGAGGGCGAGAACCTCACCGAGCTGCACATCGTCAACGGCCTGCACCCCAGCCTGCCCTGGCGCTACTACCCGCGCTCCCTCAGCGAGCTGAAGAAGGCCCTGCCGAACGTCTCGCTGAAGGCGTTCACGGCGACCGAGATCCACCACTTCGAGACCATCTCCGGTCTGTCCGCCTCGGAGATCCTCGACGAGCTGATCGAGGCCGGTCTGGAGTCGCTGACCGGCGGTGGCGCGGAGATCTTCGACTGGGAGGTCCGGCAGCACATCGTCGACCACCGCACCCACTGGGAGGACTGGTCGCGCATCCATCGCCTCGCGCACGAGAAGGGTCTCAAGACCCCGTGCACGATGCTGTACGGGCACATCGAGGAGCCCCGGCACCGGGTCGACCACGTGCTCAGGCTGCGTGAGCTCCAGGACGAGACCGGCGGCTTCCAGGTCTTCATCCCGCTGCGCTACCAGCACGACTTCGTGGACATGAAGGACGGCAAGGTCAGGAACCGGCTCCAGGCGCGCACCCAGATGGCGACCGGTGCCGAGGCGCTGAAGACGTTCGCGGTCTCCCGGCTGCTCTTCGACAACGTCCCGCACGTCAAGGTCTTCTGGGTCATGCACGGTGTCCAGACCGCCCAGCTCGCGCTCCAGCACGGCGCGGACGACATGGACGGCTCGGTCGTCGAGTACAAGATCACGCACGACGCGGACAACTACGGCACGCCGAACAAGCTCACCCGCGAGGACCTGCTGGACCTCATCCGGGACGCGGGCTTCCGTCCGGTGGAGCGCAACACGCGCTACGAGATCATCCGCGAGTACGACGGACCGGACGCGGCGCGCCGCGAGACCCCGCAGGCCATGCGGGTCTGA
- a CDS encoding cold-shock protein, whose protein sequence is MATGTVKWFNAEKGFGFIAQEGGGPDVFVHYSAINANGFRSLEENQSVSFDVTQGPKGPQAENVTPL, encoded by the coding sequence ATGGCTACCGGAACCGTGAAGTGGTTCAACGCCGAAAAGGGCTTTGGTTTCATTGCCCAGGAAGGCGGCGGCCCGGACGTCTTCGTCCACTACTCCGCGATCAACGCGAACGGTTTCCGTTCGCTCGAAGAGAACCAGTCGGTTTCCTTCGACGTCACGCAGGGTCCGAAGGGCCCGCAGGCGGAGAACGTCACTCCGCTCTAA
- a CDS encoding AMP-dependent synthetase/ligase — translation MSSPYPPDSVPFLPEPEIKRLDGVVREVAVPPIVGQVTHGSLADIPFDNAAAAPQDAVLSRRTPDGEGWRDVSAAEFADEVLAVAKGLIAEGFVPGDRIAIMARTTYEWTLLDFAAWAAGLVTVPVYPTSSVFQTRWILQDSGAVALAVETVGQAAALGPERDHIPDLRHMWIFEKGHLERLAELGRDVPDQEVAVRRGMLGPDTLATLIYTSGTTGRPKGCVLTHGNFFAEVDNAVELLYPIFKARPQDPASTLLFLPLSHVFGRMVAVACLRARVKLGHAPSLKTDELLADLASFKPTFLLAIPYVLEKVFNTGRATAERMGRGSSFDRAARIAQKYGEAVEARQHGVGPGPSRSLRAARALYDPLVYRRIRNALGGRVRHAICGGSPLGRRLAAFYAGAGIEIFEGYGLTETTAAATVTPPQKPRLGTVGRPLPGTRVRIAADGEVLLCGAQVFRGYWDPHAGGVVDAAPGGWFATGDIGELDDGGYLAITGRKKEILITAGGKNVAPAPLQDFLRSHPLIAQCMVLGDRRPFVSALITLDPEGISHWRRMNGKHPVPPELVMDDPDLLAILQRAVDEANRLVSRPESIRRFTVLPVDFTEESGHLTPSMKLRRAAIEKDFSREIEALYAV, via the coding sequence GTGTCCAGCCCGTACCCGCCCGACTCCGTTCCCTTCCTTCCGGAGCCCGAGATCAAGCGGTTGGACGGAGTCGTGCGCGAGGTCGCGGTGCCGCCGATCGTGGGCCAGGTGACACACGGCTCCCTCGCGGACATCCCGTTCGACAACGCGGCCGCGGCCCCGCAGGACGCGGTGCTCAGCCGCAGGACACCGGACGGCGAGGGCTGGCGGGACGTGAGCGCGGCCGAGTTCGCCGACGAGGTCCTGGCGGTGGCCAAGGGGCTGATCGCGGAGGGGTTCGTGCCGGGCGACCGCATCGCCATCATGGCCCGTACGACGTACGAATGGACGCTCCTCGACTTCGCCGCCTGGGCCGCGGGCCTGGTCACCGTGCCGGTCTACCCGACCTCCTCCGTCTTCCAGACCCGCTGGATCCTCCAGGACTCGGGGGCCGTCGCCCTCGCCGTGGAGACCGTGGGGCAGGCCGCGGCGCTCGGCCCCGAACGCGATCACATCCCCGACCTGCGGCACATGTGGATCTTCGAGAAGGGGCACCTGGAGCGTCTCGCGGAGCTCGGCCGTGACGTCCCGGACCAGGAAGTGGCCGTGCGGCGCGGGATGCTGGGCCCCGACACGCTCGCCACCCTCATCTACACCTCGGGCACCACCGGCCGCCCCAAGGGCTGCGTCCTGACCCACGGCAACTTCTTCGCCGAGGTCGACAACGCCGTCGAACTGCTCTACCCGATCTTCAAGGCACGCCCGCAGGACCCCGCCTCCACCCTTCTCTTCCTCCCCCTCTCCCACGTCTTCGGCCGCATGGTGGCCGTGGCCTGTCTGCGCGCACGCGTGAAACTCGGCCATGCGCCGAGCCTGAAGACCGACGAACTCCTCGCGGACCTGGCCTCGTTCAAGCCGACCTTCCTGCTGGCCATCCCCTACGTCCTGGAGAAGGTCTTCAACACCGGCCGCGCCACGGCCGAACGGATGGGCCGCGGTTCGTCCTTCGACCGGGCGGCCCGGATCGCCCAGAAGTACGGCGAGGCCGTCGAGGCCCGGCAGCACGGCGTCGGCCCCGGCCCGAGCCGCTCCCTGCGCGCGGCCCGCGCCCTCTACGACCCCCTGGTCTACCGCCGTATCCGCAACGCCCTCGGCGGCAGGGTCCGGCACGCCATCTGCGGCGGGTCCCCGCTCGGCCGCCGACTGGCCGCCTTCTACGCGGGAGCCGGGATCGAGATCTTCGAGGGCTACGGACTGACGGAGACCACGGCCGCCGCGACCGTCACCCCTCCGCAGAAGCCGCGTCTGGGCACGGTGGGCCGGCCGCTGCCCGGCACCCGGGTGCGGATCGCCGCCGACGGGGAGGTGCTGCTGTGCGGGGCGCAGGTCTTCCGCGGCTACTGGGACCCGCACGCGGGCGGTGTCGTCGACGCGGCTCCCGGCGGCTGGTTCGCCACCGGCGACATCGGGGAACTGGACGACGGCGGCTATCTCGCCATCACCGGACGCAAGAAGGAGATCCTGATCACCGCGGGCGGCAAGAACGTCGCCCCGGCGCCCCTCCAGGACTTCCTGCGCTCCCATCCGCTGATCGCGCAGTGCATGGTGCTCGGCGACCGCCGCCCGTTCGTCTCCGCCCTGATCACCCTCGACCCCGAGGGCATCTCCCACTGGCGCCGGATGAACGGCAAGCACCCGGTCCCGCCCGAGCTGGTCATGGACGACCCGGATCTGCTGGCCATCCTCCAGCGCGCCGTCGACGAGGCCAACCGGCTCGTCTCCCGCCCCGAGTCCATCCGCCGCTTCACCGTCCTGCCGGTCGACTTCACCGAGGAGTCCGGCCACCTCACCCCCTCCATGAAGCTGCGGCGCGCGGCGATCGAGAAGGATTTCAGCAGGGAGATAGAGGCCCTGTACGCCGTATAG
- a CDS encoding DUF4229 domain-containing protein codes for MFRYTLMRLGVFVGCLVVVWGLVYSGIAPRGLGDSNYMWVVLLALVISAPISFVVLRGARDRASEEVVARVDRARANLERNRNQEDAAVDEASQGTANQAS; via the coding sequence ATGTTCCGCTACACACTGATGCGCCTCGGTGTCTTCGTGGGCTGCCTCGTGGTCGTCTGGGGCCTCGTCTACTCGGGCATCGCTCCGCGCGGCCTCGGCGACTCCAACTACATGTGGGTCGTCCTGCTGGCCCTGGTGATCTCCGCTCCGATCAGCTTCGTGGTCCTGCGCGGCGCCCGCGACCGCGCCTCGGAGGAGGTCGTCGCCCGCGTCGACCGCGCCCGCGCGAACCTGGAGCGCAACCGCAACCAGGAGGACGCCGCCGTGGACGAGGCCTCGCAGGGCACCGCGAACCAGGCTTCCTGA
- a CDS encoding MaoC/PaaZ C-terminal domain-containing protein, whose translation MRTQPPVRPEPAPRTRTLSSTPPLLPLLARGALLSPFKRPRPDAPTPETRLLLPGVRIDLAHLAAYERVCGFPTGADALPVTYPHVLAFPLAMRIMAGRAFPLPLPGLVHTSIEITRHQECTATAAYELGVRVEKLAPHRRGTEATVLTEARVEGGLVWESRSTYLARHGPRNADRDHGSADGAPGTPPDVPAPGAGRSEPLPALAEWRLAPDVGRRYGAVSGDRNPIHLHPVAARLFGFPGAIAHGMWTVARSLAQYGPRQAVAVRAEFRAPVPLPGTVTYAARGPSFELRSGDRVHLTGDVRPPPARGE comes from the coding sequence ATGCGCACTCAGCCGCCCGTCCGCCCCGAGCCCGCGCCGCGAACCCGCACCCTGTCCTCCACCCCTCCGCTCCTCCCGCTGCTGGCCCGCGGCGCCCTGCTCTCCCCCTTCAAGCGGCCCCGCCCGGACGCCCCCACCCCCGAGACCAGGCTGCTCCTGCCCGGCGTCCGGATCGACCTCGCCCACCTCGCCGCGTACGAGCGGGTGTGCGGGTTCCCGACCGGCGCGGACGCCCTCCCGGTCACCTATCCGCATGTGCTCGCCTTTCCGCTGGCCATGCGGATCATGGCCGGGCGGGCGTTCCCGCTCCCGCTGCCCGGACTGGTGCACACCTCCATCGAGATCACCCGGCACCAGGAGTGCACCGCGACGGCCGCGTACGAACTCGGCGTACGGGTGGAGAAGTTGGCACCGCACCGAAGGGGCACGGAGGCGACGGTGCTGACCGAGGCGCGGGTCGAGGGCGGGCTCGTATGGGAGTCGCGCAGCACCTATCTCGCCCGGCACGGGCCCCGCAACGCGGACCGGGACCACGGGAGCGCGGACGGGGCCCCCGGGACCCCGCCGGACGTCCCGGCGCCCGGCGCCGGGAGATCCGAGCCGCTGCCCGCGCTCGCCGAGTGGCGCCTCGCGCCGGACGTCGGCCGGCGCTACGGCGCCGTCTCGGGGGACCGCAACCCCATCCATCTGCATCCCGTGGCCGCCCGGCTGTTCGGCTTCCCGGGTGCCATCGCGCACGGGATGTGGACGGTCGCCCGCAGCCTCGCCCAGTACGGGCCGCGGCAAGCGGTCGCGGTGCGGGCCGAGTTCAGGGCGCCGGTCCCGCTGCCCGGAACGGTCACGTACGCCGCGCGGGGCCCGTCCTTCGAGCTCCGGTCGGGCGACCGGGTCCATCTGACCGGCGACGTACGGCCGCCGCCCGCGCGGGGCGAGTGA
- a CDS encoding TetR/AcrR family transcriptional regulator, with translation MGAVKNKRMPRAVREQQMLDAAVRTFGQRGYRAASMDEIAELAGVSKPLVYLYLNSKEDLFTACIRREAAALTAAVRAGVRPELPADRRLWEGLRAFFTHTAENPDGWSVLHLQARTHGEPFAAEVFAMREELVRFVTQLIVVAAREAHRDPTLPAREVAGLAEALVGAAESMAAWANATPGVSARQAAATLMNFAWAGLGTLMQGRPWTPPAPGIPSQSTAEVRHRRHDEG, from the coding sequence ATGGGTGCTGTGAAGAACAAGCGGATGCCGCGCGCGGTACGCGAACAGCAGATGCTGGACGCGGCGGTACGGACCTTCGGGCAGCGTGGGTACCGGGCCGCGTCGATGGACGAGATCGCCGAACTGGCGGGCGTGTCCAAGCCGTTGGTGTACCTGTACCTGAACTCGAAGGAAGACCTGTTCACCGCGTGCATCCGGCGTGAGGCCGCGGCGCTCACCGCGGCGGTCCGCGCGGGCGTCCGTCCCGAACTGCCCGCCGACCGCCGACTCTGGGAAGGGCTGCGGGCGTTCTTCACCCACACCGCGGAGAATCCGGACGGCTGGTCGGTCCTGCACCTCCAGGCCCGTACGCACGGCGAGCCCTTCGCCGCCGAGGTCTTCGCGATGCGCGAGGAACTGGTCCGGTTCGTCACGCAGTTGATCGTCGTCGCCGCGCGTGAGGCGCACCGCGACCCCACGCTGCCCGCCCGGGAGGTCGCCGGGCTCGCGGAGGCGCTGGTCGGTGCCGCCGAGTCGATGGCCGCGTGGGCCAACGCCACCCCGGGTGTCTCGGCCCGGCAGGCCGCCGCCACCCTGATGAACTTCGCCTGGGCCGGACTCGGCACCCTCATGCAGGGCAGGCCCTGGACCCCGCCCGCCCCGGGAATCCCCTCACAGTCCACCGCCGAGGTCCGCCACCGCCGGCACGACGAGGGCTGA
- a CDS encoding serine/threonine-protein kinase encodes MQPLGADEPTAVGPYRLLGRLGSGGMGRVYLGRSAGGRTVAVKIVHPHFALDEEFRARFRREVEAARRVGGAWTAPVLDADPEAPVPWVATGYAAGPSLTAAVADGGPLPVHSARVLGAGLAEALTAVHALGLVHRDVKPSNVLLTLDGPLLIDFGIARATDGTASLTSTGVSVGSPGYMSPEQILGKGVTGAADVFSLGAVLAYAATGEPPFPGDSSASLLYKVVHEEPRLDSLEGELRELVAACLAKEPSVRPGPGEVAARLAPGGAARLVSAGWLPGALVERVSRSAVQLLNLDATGTPPDTPSGPLGFSSASVEAGPGGRIGQAGRGSQAGHVGQDAQAGQAGHAGTPGTGGGFGPPPPGFGPPPPMPAYVPGQSGGPATGPQDAVHHEGTPGPGSSDRPGRVSVSVAATSVPGAGGQVRRMSCTVALAVAGALAAVTVGSAFLFDLLPGGGKDDQGSVAGGRPSPTAGRSLSATAPGATAEEPGSTASAPEPAPTKSGSDQGTPLSSIPASYLGTWEGDGLGLSGTLPMGTFRVTVHQAAVGQELGTFRQTDQIGGICDDVLVLKKVTKKQLVATSVASASNRDVCTKGRHEVRLTPSGTDLTYATDNPEAGDPVARMAKVG; translated from the coding sequence ATGCAGCCGCTCGGAGCCGACGAACCCACGGCCGTGGGGCCCTACCGGCTGCTCGGCCGGCTGGGTTCCGGCGGCATGGGGCGCGTGTATCTGGGGCGCAGCGCGGGCGGGCGTACGGTCGCGGTCAAGATCGTGCATCCGCACTTCGCGCTCGACGAGGAGTTCCGCGCCCGCTTCCGCCGGGAGGTGGAGGCCGCGCGGCGGGTGGGCGGCGCGTGGACGGCGCCCGTCCTGGACGCGGACCCGGAGGCGCCGGTCCCCTGGGTCGCCACCGGCTACGCGGCCGGGCCCTCCCTGACGGCGGCCGTGGCCGACGGCGGACCGCTGCCGGTCCACTCCGCCCGGGTCCTGGGTGCCGGTCTGGCCGAGGCGCTCACGGCGGTGCACGCGCTGGGCCTCGTCCACCGTGACGTCAAACCGTCGAATGTGCTGCTCACCCTGGACGGCCCGCTCCTGATCGACTTCGGCATCGCGCGGGCCACCGACGGCACCGCCTCGCTGACCTCGACCGGCGTCTCGGTCGGCTCCCCGGGTTACATGTCGCCCGAGCAGATCCTCGGCAAGGGCGTCACCGGGGCCGCGGACGTCTTCTCGCTCGGCGCCGTCCTCGCGTACGCGGCCACCGGCGAGCCTCCCTTCCCCGGCGACTCCTCGGCCTCCCTCCTCTACAAGGTGGTGCACGAGGAACCCCGACTCGACTCCCTGGAAGGCGAGTTGCGCGAGCTGGTGGCGGCCTGTCTGGCCAAGGAGCCCTCGGTGCGGCCCGGTCCGGGCGAGGTGGCCGCCCGGCTGGCACCGGGGGGCGCCGCCCGGCTGGTGTCGGCGGGCTGGCTGCCGGGCGCCCTGGTCGAGCGCGTGAGCCGAAGCGCCGTACAGCTGCTGAACCTCGATGCGACGGGGACGCCACCGGACACGCCCTCCGGGCCGCTGGGGTTCAGCAGCGCGTCGGTCGAGGCGGGGCCGGGCGGCCGGATCGGGCAGGCTGGTCGGGGCAGCCAGGCCGGGCACGTCGGGCAGGACGCCCAGGCGGGGCAGGCCGGGCACGCCGGGACGCCGGGAACGGGCGGGGGCTTCGGACCGCCGCCGCCGGGCTTCGGGCCGCCGCCACCGATGCCCGCGTACGTACCGGGACAGAGCGGGGGACCGGCCACCGGGCCCCAGGACGCCGTGCACCACGAGGGGACCCCGGGCCCGGGGTCGTCCGACCGTCCGGGCAGGGTCTCGGTCAGCGTGGCGGCGACCTCCGTGCCCGGGGCGGGCGGACAGGTCCGCAGGATGAGCTGCACGGTCGCGCTGGCCGTGGCGGGAGCGCTGGCGGCGGTGACCGTGGGATCCGCGTTCCTGTTCGACCTGCTGCCGGGCGGCGGCAAGGACGACCAGGGGAGCGTGGCGGGCGGCCGGCCCTCGCCCACGGCCGGCCGGAGCCTGTCCGCCACCGCGCCGGGCGCGACCGCCGAGGAACCGGGCTCCACCGCGAGCGCGCCCGAGCCCGCTCCGACGAAGAGCGGGTCCGACCAGGGAACGCCGCTGTCGTCGATCCCGGCCTCCTACCTCGGCACCTGGGAGGGCGACGGACTCGGACTCAGCGGCACCCTGCCCATGGGCACCTTCCGTGTCACCGTCCACCAGGCCGCCGTGGGGCAGGAGTTGGGCACCTTCCGGCAGACCGACCAGATCGGCGGCATCTGCGACGACGTTCTCGTCCTGAAGAAGGTGACGAAGAAGCAGCTCGTCGCCACGAGCGTGGCGTCGGCGTCGAACCGGGACGTCTGCACCAAGGGCCGACACGAGGTCCGCCTGACGCCCAGCGGCACCGATCTCACCTACGCCACGGACAACCCGGAGGCGGGGGACCCGGTGGCCCGGATGGCGAAGGTCGGCTGA
- a CDS encoding DUF6716 putative glycosyltransferase gives MPSRRIAVIADSDTRWKWGAGVARQLAPGHALDALFLRTPATPTERQLTEIGIVPDTRREVTVAELVDDGELADADLVVLATVGGTTLALAHGLGIAWEGRERRPVTVTGYVGVVYEKMIDGLLTRAGTDLVLANSAYDADRFRAAFTSVGVDPDTVVECALPFLGGEPYAPSTERPFTLTFAVQPSVPKGREARLRLLERAASHARRHPERLVLMKLRSLPGEHTTHAEADPYQLLVGRMAEPAPANLRLVYGNMGEVLDRTDLLVTVSSTAALESMHRGIPTAILTDFGVREAHGNHYFVHSGCLASWDDLDAGAAPRVDPVWAARQGVGTSDPYAAARARIAALGAAGPLPALRPYYSPQRAGAYLGGILERNGLDEKGRPPALAPDGGTGPLRAVVRRAARSGAKSLYRVGREKVAPALRRWGQN, from the coding sequence ATGCCGTCCAGACGTATCGCCGTCATCGCCGACTCGGACACCCGCTGGAAGTGGGGCGCCGGCGTCGCCCGGCAGCTCGCGCCCGGGCACGCGCTCGACGCCCTCTTCCTGCGCACCCCGGCGACCCCGACGGAGCGCCAACTGACGGAGATCGGGATCGTGCCGGACACCCGGCGCGAGGTCACGGTGGCGGAGCTGGTCGACGACGGGGAACTCGCCGACGCCGACCTGGTCGTCCTGGCCACGGTCGGCGGTACGACCCTGGCGCTCGCCCACGGCCTGGGGATCGCGTGGGAGGGGCGGGAGCGGCGGCCCGTCACGGTCACCGGCTATGTCGGAGTCGTCTACGAGAAGATGATCGACGGTCTACTGACCCGGGCCGGCACCGACCTCGTCCTCGCCAACAGCGCCTACGACGCCGACCGGTTCCGTGCCGCCTTCACCAGTGTCGGCGTCGACCCGGACACGGTGGTGGAGTGCGCGCTGCCCTTCCTCGGCGGTGAGCCCTACGCACCCTCCACGGAACGGCCGTTCACCCTCACCTTCGCCGTACAGCCGTCGGTCCCCAAGGGCCGGGAGGCCCGGCTCAGGCTGCTGGAGCGGGCGGCGTCCCACGCGCGACGGCACCCCGAGCGGCTCGTGCTGATGAAACTGCGCAGCCTTCCGGGCGAGCACACCACCCACGCCGAGGCCGACCCGTACCAGCTGCTGGTCGGGAGGATGGCCGAGCCGGCCCCGGCCAATCTGCGGCTCGTGTACGGCAACATGGGCGAAGTCCTCGACCGCACCGACCTGTTGGTGACGGTGAGCTCGACGGCCGCGCTGGAGTCGATGCACCGCGGCATCCCGACCGCGATCCTCACCGACTTCGGGGTCCGCGAGGCGCACGGCAACCACTACTTCGTGCACTCCGGCTGTCTGGCCTCCTGGGACGACCTGGACGCCGGCGCGGCACCCCGCGTCGATCCGGTCTGGGCGGCACGGCAGGGCGTCGGCACGAGCGATCCCTACGCCGCCGCCCGCGCCCGGATCGCCGCGCTGGGAGCCGCCGGGCCGCTGCCCGCGCTGCGGCCGTACTACTCGCCGCAGCGGGCGGGGGCCTATCTCGGCGGCATCCTGGAGCGCAACGGCCTCGACGAGAAGGGCAGGCCGCCGGCCCTCGCGCCGGACGGAGGCACGGGCCCGCTGCGGGCGGTGGTCCGCCGGGCGGCCCGCAGCGGCGCCAAGTCCCTCTACCGCGTGGGCCGGGAGAAGGTCGCCCCCGCGCTGCGCCGCTGGGGCCAGAACTGA